A part of Pectinatus sottacetonis genomic DNA contains:
- a CDS encoding B12-binding domain-containing radical SAM protein, with the protein MKLLLIAINAKYIHSSLSIRYLKTYCDKLPCEIKLTEFTINNHLLEIADQIFDEFPDILGIDCYIWNIELIKKLLPLIKKMLPHTKIICGGPEVSYKTKEFMTAFPIVDYVIRGEGEKVLFSLLKNILADTSTTDIPGLAQYTEEKTIQESFPVVLANLNELPFPYTDSDIKQLGERIIYYESSRGCPFSCKYCLSCATKGVRYRSLDKVLKELSFFVRHNVKQVKFVDRTFNASKKHFLPILEFLAKQNCRTNFHFEAAIDYLDTEALSILQRMPPGRVQLEIGIQSTNTETLQQINRTNHWQKIVNNINAIKSFENIHIHADLIIGLPLENIVSFEKSFNTVYQLYPHMLQVGFLKLLKGSAMENLVKPHRYKFMDTAPYEVLANKYLSVKEIRQLRIFVDVFEVYYNSGRFSLTLQYLINKNNFNAFSFFTSLASFWHIRLLDKASHSPKALYKYLNDFASNNKSSSPQILDNLLRFDALSSDQGHFRPLFLNWSEKDKHSTIKNFWKNTPVVKKYITAYVFADWRTIRNNYHIEYFSIDILHFAETHEIIDNPCIILFIYNGLFVKKIPMKSGDLK; encoded by the coding sequence ATGAAATTACTGCTCATTGCCATAAATGCTAAATACATTCACTCATCACTATCTATTAGATATTTAAAAACCTATTGTGATAAATTACCCTGTGAAATAAAACTTACCGAGTTCACTATAAATAACCATCTATTAGAAATTGCTGATCAAATATTTGATGAATTTCCTGATATTCTAGGCATAGATTGCTATATATGGAATATAGAACTCATAAAAAAATTACTACCGCTCATAAAAAAAATGCTGCCACACACAAAAATAATCTGTGGTGGACCGGAAGTTTCATATAAAACAAAAGAATTCATGACAGCTTTTCCCATAGTAGACTATGTTATACGAGGTGAGGGAGAAAAAGTTTTATTTTCATTATTAAAAAATATACTGGCAGATACATCAACAACTGATATTCCCGGACTTGCCCAATATACAGAAGAAAAAACCATTCAGGAAAGTTTTCCTGTAGTTTTAGCAAATTTAAACGAACTGCCTTTTCCTTATACAGACTCAGACATAAAACAATTGGGTGAACGCATAATATATTATGAAAGTTCCCGTGGCTGCCCCTTCTCCTGCAAATACTGCCTTTCCTGTGCTACAAAGGGAGTACGTTACCGCAGCCTTGATAAAGTGCTCAAAGAATTATCCTTCTTTGTCCGACATAACGTTAAACAAGTGAAATTTGTTGACAGAACATTTAATGCCAGCAAAAAACACTTTCTCCCCATATTAGAATTCTTAGCCAAACAAAATTGTCGGACTAATTTTCATTTTGAAGCCGCTATAGACTATCTTGATACAGAAGCATTATCCATACTGCAAAGAATGCCGCCAGGCCGTGTACAGCTCGAAATAGGTATACAATCCACTAATACTGAGACACTACAGCAAATAAACCGTACTAATCACTGGCAAAAAATTGTCAACAATATCAATGCCATAAAATCCTTCGAAAATATTCATATACACGCTGATCTTATAATCGGACTGCCACTTGAAAATATAGTTTCATTTGAAAAATCATTTAATACTGTATACCAATTATATCCTCACATGCTACAGGTTGGCTTTTTAAAACTACTCAAAGGTTCTGCCATGGAAAATTTAGTTAAGCCGCATAGATATAAATTTATGGATACCGCTCCTTATGAAGTTTTAGCAAATAAATACCTATCTGTTAAGGAAATAAGACAATTACGGATATTTGTCGATGTTTTTGAAGTATATTACAATTCCGGCCGTTTTTCCCTTACACTGCAGTATCTTATTAACAAAAATAATTTTAACGCTTTTTCTTTTTTTACCAGCTTAGCTTCTTTTTGGCATATACGCTTACTGGACAAAGCCTCACATTCGCCAAAAGCATTATATAAATATCTTAATGATTTTGCCAGCAATAATAAAAGCTCCTCACCGCAAATACTTGACAATCTGCTTAGATTCGATGCTTTATCCTCAGATCAGGGACATTTTCGTCCTTTATTTTTAAATTGGTCAGAAAAAGATAAGCATAGTACTATTAAAAATTTTTGGAAAAACACACCTGTGGTAAAAAAATATATCACCGCATATGTTTTTGCTGACTGGCGTACTATAAGAAACAACTATCATATAGAATATTTTTCCATTGATATATTGCATTTTGCAGAAACTCATGAAATAATAGACAATCCATGCATAATTTTATTTATATACAATGGACTTTTCGTAAAAAAAATACCAATGAAATCAGGTGACCTAAAATAA
- a CDS encoding phospholipase D family nuclease has translation MCKKKIILTCILTIFTIIFLNGCKNLPNNTSSAPAVTTYSDKLPPDINQPHIVKATGTIEVAFSPDGGAEKAIIKAINAAEKSIKVQAYNFTNHNIAKALLKAKKRGIDVKIILDKSQETDKYSSARFFANNHIPTKIDHQFSIAHSKIIIIDDINIVTGSYNFTKSAETKNAENVLIIRNNPELAQLYVKNWLWRWSQTQNYT, from the coding sequence ATGTGTAAGAAAAAAATTATTCTCACATGTATTTTAACCATTTTTACTATAATTTTTCTAAATGGCTGCAAAAATCTGCCTAATAACACTTCTTCCGCTCCTGCTGTCACCACATATTCTGACAAATTACCACCAGACATAAACCAACCCCATATTGTCAAGGCAACAGGTACCATTGAAGTTGCCTTCAGCCCCGATGGTGGAGCAGAAAAAGCTATCATCAAAGCGATTAATGCAGCTGAAAAATCAATAAAAGTCCAAGCATATAATTTTACGAATCACAACATTGCCAAGGCATTATTAAAAGCTAAAAAACGTGGTATCGATGTTAAAATTATTCTTGACAAAAGCCAGGAAACAGATAAATATTCCTCTGCTAGATTTTTTGCCAATAACCACATTCCCACCAAAATAGATCATCAATTTTCCATTGCCCATAGTAAAATAATAATTATCGATGATATCAATATTGTTACTGGTTCATACAATTTTACTAAATCTGCGGAAACTAAAAATGCTGAAAATGTACTAATTATTAGAAATAATCCTGAACTAGCTCAGTTGTATGTAAAAAATTGGTTATGGCGTTGGAGCCAAACGCAAAATTATACTTAA
- a CDS encoding DUF4127 family protein — MYKYLSVENWDKILAVFVVGIIVLGICSGNAAAKKPKQKIILYVPHDDRPISNRQTVQVVQKAGFVIKVPPDKLLGNCTTYGNPDGLYEWIIDNAKGADAAVISSDAMLYGSLVASRKHELDKNVILQRAGRFVEIHRKYPKLPVYVFSSIMRTPKNAAASGTEEPEYYQKYGSSIFNYTALLDKDNNAVLTDDEQARLDNLKNSIPRSVFADWFERRQKNFTANRALLELIRNNIISYLALGCDDSAPFSQTHAESVLLAEDADDLSRNDFRIISGVDELGLLLLTRAINKINKYNPLVAIGYADGYGGATIPAYSDEPIDDSVRSEIYLAGGRPTTAVDKAAMLVLVNTNVSGWTYEAGESVNSFALRANTLSFANEIQNCIERKIPVAVGDIAYANGSDNALMKILLEKNLLFKLTSYAGWNTATNSTGWVVGEGILSLRMKQTDKNQLLLTRYIDDWMYQANVRQQVARQLNIFPGRGTKLALGDKTEPAEIDAKEMAQQFFDEYMPFLHIKSVKVTFPWDRLFEAYVQVSNNPDEYEERFFHSYKK, encoded by the coding sequence TTGTATAAATATTTGTCAGTAGAAAATTGGGATAAAATACTGGCTGTTTTTGTTGTAGGAATAATTGTATTAGGAATATGCAGTGGAAACGCAGCAGCGAAGAAACCCAAACAAAAAATTATTTTATACGTCCCACATGATGATAGACCTATTTCTAATAGGCAGACAGTACAAGTGGTACAAAAAGCTGGGTTTGTTATAAAAGTGCCGCCGGATAAACTTTTGGGGAATTGTACCACATATGGCAATCCCGATGGACTATATGAATGGATAATTGATAATGCCAAGGGAGCAGATGCGGCGGTTATTTCATCGGATGCTATGCTATATGGCAGTCTTGTAGCATCTCGCAAGCATGAACTTGATAAAAATGTCATCTTACAGCGGGCAGGACGATTTGTAGAAATACATAGAAAATACCCCAAGCTGCCAGTATATGTTTTTTCTTCAATAATGCGGACGCCTAAAAATGCTGCTGCATCAGGAACAGAAGAACCAGAGTATTATCAGAAGTACGGTAGTAGTATTTTTAATTATACGGCATTATTGGATAAAGACAATAATGCCGTTTTGACAGATGATGAACAAGCCCGACTAGATAACTTAAAAAACAGTATACCACGATCTGTTTTTGCTGACTGGTTTGAGCGCCGACAAAAAAATTTCACAGCCAACAGAGCTTTGCTGGAATTGATTCGCAATAATATAATATCCTATTTAGCCCTTGGTTGCGATGATAGTGCACCGTTTTCACAAACACATGCTGAAAGTGTACTTTTGGCTGAAGATGCTGACGATTTGTCAAGAAATGATTTCAGAATTATATCAGGTGTTGATGAATTAGGACTGCTGTTACTTACTAGGGCAATAAACAAAATCAATAAGTATAATCCTTTGGTGGCAATTGGTTATGCGGATGGTTATGGTGGAGCAACTATACCGGCATATTCTGATGAACCCATAGATGATTCGGTGCGTTCTGAAATTTATCTTGCTGGTGGCAGGCCAACGACAGCTGTTGATAAGGCAGCAATGCTCGTATTAGTTAACACTAATGTGAGTGGATGGACTTATGAAGCAGGTGAAAGCGTAAATTCGTTTGCGCTGAGAGCAAATACATTGTCTTTTGCAAATGAAATTCAAAATTGCATAGAGAGAAAAATTCCAGTAGCTGTTGGTGATATAGCTTATGCTAATGGTTCAGATAATGCACTTATGAAAATACTGCTGGAAAAGAACTTATTGTTTAAGCTGACATCATATGCCGGTTGGAATACTGCTACTAATAGCACGGGCTGGGTAGTCGGTGAAGGGATTTTATCTTTGAGAATGAAACAGACCGATAAAAACCAACTTCTGCTCACAAGATATATTGATGACTGGATGTATCAGGCTAATGTACGACAACAGGTAGCTAGACAGCTCAATATTTTTCCAGGAAGAGGAACTAAATTGGCACTGGGAGATAAGACTGAACCGGCGGAAATTGATGCTAAAGAAATGGCACAGCAGTTTTTTGATGAATATATGCCTTTTTTACATATAAAATCAGTTAAAGTTACCTTTCCGTGGGACAGACTTTTTGAGGCTTATGTACAGGTTTCTAATAATCCCGATGAGTATGAGGAAAGATTTTTTCACAGTTATAAAAAATGA